The stretch of DNA TGGACAAGGTGGTATGTCAAAGGTATACCTTGCCATGGACAAACGGCTAAATAAGCAATGGGCAGTGAAAGAGATTGAAAAAAGAGCAAGAGATAAGAATAACGAAGTCATTATTCAGAGTGCGATCGACGAAGCCAACATGATTAAGAAGCTCGACCACCCGGCCTTGCCGCGGATCGTCGACATTATCGATAATGGTCAGGTGATTTTTGTCATCATGGACTATATCGAAGGTGAGCCCTTGAGCAAGATTTTAGATGAGTATGGTGCCCAGCCGCAGGAGCTCGTCATCGATTGGGCCAAGCAGCTTTGTGAGGTGCTCGATTATTTGCATACCTGTAACCCTGCGATCATCTATCGGGATATGAAGCCGGGCAATGTCATGCTGAAGCCGGATGGGCATTTGAAGCTGATTGATTTCGGAATCGCGCGGGAGTATAAGGAACAGAATTTGGCGGATACCGTTAGCTTGGGAACGAAAGGGTATGCGGCGCCGGAACAATTCGGGGGCAAAGGTCAAACCGATGCCAGAACGGATGTCTATTGTTTGGGTGTGACGCTTTACCATTTGGTGACGGGACAGAACCCTTGTGAGCCGCCTTACGAATTATATCCGATTCGAGAGTGGAATCCGCAGCTTTCGGGCGGTTTGGAAAAAATTATTCAAAAATGTACGCAGCTCAATCCGGATGACAGGTATCAATCCTGTGCCGAGTTGTTATATGCACTCAACCATTATGAACAGGTAGATGACCTGTATCGCGCAAAACAAAAACGGAAGCTACGTAACTTTAGCCTTGTGGCCGGAGCCGCGGTGTTGTGTTTGGGGATTGGCGTGTTAGGGCAAGTGATGAAGACAGAGACCAATAATGTCGATTATACCAATAACATCCAGATGGCGGAAAAGGCATCTAATGATCAGGCGAGGGTGGACTACTATTTAAATGCCATTGATATTAAGCCATCGGAGAAAGAGGCGTATGTCGGGTTACTTGCCGCTTTTAAAGGGGATGCCGCTTTTACAGTGGAAGAAGAAGCGCAGCTGAAGAAAAAGGTAAGCGCGCATCTCAGCGAAATTCGGGAGAATCCTAAGTACGGTGATTTGGCATTTGATATCGGCAAAACCTATTGGTACTACTACAATTATGGAAAAACCGAGAAGGACGATAATCAAGTAACGAGGATGAAAAGCTCGATTCAATGGTTTGAGGATGCGGTTAAGTATGGTTCGAAGGATCGCGACTATTACGAAATGGCGACCATTTACCGGGATATCGGCCGCTTTAATCGGGATATTACGCTCAACATTGAAGAAGCGTCGGATAAAGGAAAGTACAAGCCTTATTGGGATGATATGAAGCATTTGATTCAAATGATCGATCAGAATCCCGATGAAAGTGAAATAGTGAAGCTCGAGCTCTACAAGTTAACGATGTATTCCATCGAGACGTATGCGAGGAAGTTTAAGTTAGATGGGGTGAAGGAAAGTGAGATCCGTTCGGTGGCGGAAGCAGTGAAGCAGAGCACGAATCGGGTGGCGGTTACTACTGAAAAAACGGGAACAATCAAGACTGAGGTGATTAGTCGTTTTGCTCTAACCGACAAGGCGATTGATCATGCATATCGGAAGGAATAAGGGGGGGATTCGAATGGATGCAACTACATGGCAAATCATTTCCATTGTCGGATATTCCCTGGCAGGCGCACTCCTGATTACGGCCATCGTTTTATTTTTCAAGATGAAGATTCCGGCGATTATCGGCGAGTTAACAGGGCGGACGGCAGCAAGACAGATTCAGGAAATCCGCGAGCATAGAGAGAATAAGCGCCAGAAGCCAATGGTGTTTGATATTGAGCCGGGTTTAGCGGCGGTAACGCCTGTGCGTGAAAAAACGGATGTGGTTTCGAAGGAGACTGAGGTGCTGGTGCCGGAAACCGAAGTGCTGTTTGATGAGCCTATGGAAAAAGAAGATAGGCTTGCTGCTGCACCTGTTGCGCAGTCAAAGGCACGGCAAGTTCGGTCCGCGTCAATGAATGTACAGTCGAAAGATCGAGAGGTTCGGCCAGTGTCGACAGGTAGTCAGTCGAAGGCACGGGAGGTCCGACCTGCAGTAACTGTTGGGCATTTGCAAAATCGTGTGGTCCCATTATCGTTGACTGACATTCTAGCTGGCTACACAGAGGAGCCTGCTTCACCTTCCGTTGATGTGGAAAAAGAGCTGCTTTTATCGTTGACGGAAGTACTTTCCAATGAGATAGAGGAGCGGGTGACGCCAGTTCCGGTCCAGTCTAAAGAGCGGGACGTTCTTTTATCATTGACGGAGATCTTATCGAACCATAAAGAAGAACCTTCAAGTTCGGTAGAAGTACCGAAAGAGGTTCTTTTATCGCTTACAGAAATCCTGTCGCAAAATACGGAGGGGATAACGGCCGTAAAACTGAATCCTTCAGACGGACCTTCGGTTTCACCTACAAATGGTACGCAAGTATTGTCTTACGCAACGGAAGTGCTGACGAATGAAACAGAGGTACTAAGGCCACAAACGGAAGTGTTATCGCCTGAGACAGAGGTTCTTGATTATGGTACGGAGCTGTTATCAAATGAAGGTGGCACTACCGTGTTAACTCCGACCGGTGAATTAGAAATGGAAGAAGAGACCGACAATATACCTGCGGTCGATTTTAAGGTCGTGAAAGATATCAAGGTCACACATACAAATAAAGTTATTTGAGGTTTTTTCAAAGGCTGTAGGTATTCGGACAAGATTGCTCTTAAGAGCAGCGAAGTTGTCTGAATCAGGTAGGTATTCGGACAAGATTGCTCTTAAGAGCAGTGAAGTTGTCTGAATCAGGTAGGTATTCGGACAAGATTGCTCTTAAGAGCAGTGAAGTTGTCTGAATCAGGTAGGTATTCGGACAAGAAAGCCCTTGAGAACAGTGAAGTTGTCCGAATCAGCTAAGCATTCGGACAGGATAGCTTTTGAGACTAGCAAAACTGTCTGAATCAGCTATGCATTCGGACAAGATTGCTCTTGAGAGAAGTGAAGTTGTCTGAATCAGGTAGGTATTCGGACAAGATTGCTCTTAAGAGCAGTGAAGTTGTCTGAATCAGGTAGGTATTCGGACAAGAAAGCCTATGAGACTAGCAAAACTGTCTGAATCAGCTATGCATTCGGACAAGAAAGCTTTTGAGACTAGTAAAACTGTCTGAATCATCCAAACATTCGGATGAAATAGCCCTTAAAACTAGCAAACCTGTCCAAATCAAGCATTTATATCAGCGCAAATATATACAAAGCAACTATTTGAAAAAGCAAGTAAGCAAAGGAGTGTGAAAGATGTTTTCAAAAAGGAACTCTAAGTTGACGCGGCTGATGGCCGTCGTTCTGGCCATCATGCTTATCGGCTATAACATACCTGTTGGTGTCATCACCAAGGCGTTTGCCCAAACAGGCACTAATCAAAAGGTATTCACCATGGAAATCTTAGAAAATGGTATCCCCGTTCCCGATCAGGAAATTACCGGACATAACGCCAATAATGAGGTCAGCCTAACGGGCACAACGGACACGGACGGCCTGGTGGAGTTCCCGGAACTCACCAATGCCCAATTCGATAAAAACAATCAGTTTGAGTTTTTAGTCGCTTCAAAGACTTTTTCCATCGTGTTAACAGAGGGAACCACGGACCACTATATTTATGATGTGGCCACAGAAAAGCTGACCCTTGGAGAGCCGCCAGCACCGGTGAAAGCCAAATATACCGTGACGGTGAACCAAACCGGTTCGGGTCAAATCAAACTAAACGACATCGACTATGCAAGCCCTGTTCAACTCGAAGAAGGAACAAAGGTGGACGTCGGCATTACACCTGATCCCAATTACGAGATTAAGAGTGTCAAAGTGAATGGTGAAGCCAAAACAGTTACAAACAGCGAAGGGTACACAGAAACACTAGAATCCCTTGCAACTGACACCACGATTGACGTCCAATTTGCTTTAAAAACGTACACGATTTCTTTTATCAGCTATAAAAATGGGACCATAAAGGATGCCGCCGATCAAACGATTAACTCGGATGGCGGGACGGTCAAGGTTCAGCATGGTACCGATTCTTCTTTTACGGTTATCCCAACTACAGGCTATCATCTGGGGAGCATTACCATCGATGGAACGCCAATTAACCTGACAACCGAACTGACACCGGTCACCAACGGCGGTTATACGTACACTTTTTCAAAAGTGACCGCCAACCATCAGGTGGAAGTAACGTTTGCCATCAATACCTATCAGATTACGGCAGCTGTTCAAGGGGACCATGGGACCATTGAACTCGAGCAATCCGAGGTAGACTATAACAGTGACGTGAAGGCCGTTATCACTCCTGTAGATAACTCTTATAAAGTCGCCTCGTTAAAGGTGAACGGTGTGGGGGTAGACCTCACGAATAATGACAACTTTGTGGATAATAACGACGGCACGAGTTACACCTATACGGTGAAAAACGTAACGAAGGATACGACGATCGAAGTTGTGTTTGAGCAGATTTCGATGCTAGAGGGAGATTGGGAAACCTATGTTTTAATCAAGCCTGCTTCTGGCTCCTTACTCAAATCGTATAAAGAGGGGGCTAATGAGATTCGTGTCTATTCAAAGGATGCCATCGTCGTTGTTTCGGCGATTGACCCGTATTACCGTGTGGACATCTCTGATACGATTAAGCACTGGAAAGGGAATTATATTTTAAGAGAATCAACTACGATTAAAAGATTACTAGTAACCAAGGGTAGAAATGGTGGAGAGGAAGTGAATCTTCCTGGCCATTTAATTCTTCTTTTTGATACAGAGGGTCCAACCCTGGAGGAGCCAACCGTTAAGGGCTCAGACGAAGCAATTGTTGATGATTCGGTCTGGTTCAGTGGCGGGGTCACCGTTTCAGGTAAGATTGAGAACACGGAACAGACATTTGATGGGGTTTCTTTTTCTACTCCTATTGAAAAAGTGTACTACCAGAAAGGGCCATATTCTCCGAATGATCTAGGCAAGGAAGCTACTTTTAACGCAGAGAAAAATAGCTATTCCTTCCAGCCTAACGATGAAAAGTACAGTGGGATTTATAGCGTTTGGGCGGTAGACCAAGCGGGGAACGCTTCAACGGTGAAGACGGTGCAGGTTAATATTGATAAAAAAGAACCGACACTCGCTGACGGAGAGGCCGTTACTTTTAAGCAGAAGAATGATGATTATTTTTCAAAAGTCTTAAACTTCCTTTCGTTTGGAACATTTTTCAATAAAGAAGTGGAAGTAACCGTTCGAGTGAAGGACGATGCCTCTGGTGTTCAGGCGATCTCGCTAAAAACGAGCGATGAGAAGGTCGTTCCACAGCAGGTAGGATTCGAAAACGATGGACTGTATGCGCAAGCGAAGTTCACGGTGGATGCAGAAAGCTTCAAAGGAACGTTCCATGTCACTGTGACGGACCATGTGAAAAACAAAAATGTCGAACCGTATCTTGTGACGAAAGACAACTCGAATATCGCGGCGGACAACAGCGGCGTTGTGATGATTGAGAAGGGGGCACCTTCTGCCAAGGTTGAGGTTACTCCTAAAGAAAACGTTTTTGCCAATGGAGACGCGTACAACGGAGATGTCACCTTTGATGTGACCGTACAAGATGCGGAATCAGGGATCAACACGGTTGCCGTAGATGTGAACGGTAAAAAAATGGAATACGATTATTCGGACATGACGGAGAAGCAGACATATACGTTTGCAACGAATGATCCAGGCGTCCAGGTACATGAAGATGGGACGTACGTAGTTTCAATCTATGTGGTGGATAACGCAGGGAATACGAACAAGGTTGAAAAAACCATCTATGTCGACAAAACTGCTCCAGCCATCACGGACTTCAGTTTCTTAACGAAAAATGACCAGGGCAGCTATGAAAAAGTGGAGCAAACCGTTACGCTGAAGGATTCGGTGGAATTAACGGGGTATGGGTACTTTTTCAAAAAGCCAACGCGGGTGAGTGTGAAGGCAGAGGACCCTGTAGTGGCTTACGAATACACGAGTCACGTCAAATCAATGATTGTGTATTTAAAAGATTACGAGAGTGGAAAGTATTATGCAGTGCTAGCCGATGGTTCTTTTAAAGAAATCTTGGTGTCTGGTGTTGATAAAATTGCACCGGTTCCTACAACAGGCGAATTTACTTTCGATGTGCCAGAGGCGTTCAAGGGACAGATTTTTTCAAAAGCAACGGATCAGGTCAATAACACGGATACGTTTGAAACCCCAGACGGGACTGTGATTGAAAATGAAAAGCAGCATGGGAAAGAATCGCATATCAAACTTGAAAAAGTGAAAACCAGCTATAAGGATTCAAACAACTTAGAGCTTTATGCTAAAAACGTAGATGTGAATGTGACCGTTTCGGATTCCTATTCAGGGATTCAAAAGGTGGAATGGTCGGTGGTGGCGCCGTATGATACGGCGAACAATCAGTCCGGCAGCCTGACGATTAATAATGACAAAACGTATGCTGCGGGCAGCGCGACGGACGGTTGGCAGCAAACGAAAACCGATTTGAACCTTGTGACAGAAATGACCAAAACCCTTTCGGTAAAAAATAATAGTAATGGTATTGTGGTCAAGGTGAAGGTAACGGACCGGGCAGGAAATGTTTCAGAAGAGAAGATGACGTTCAGCATCGACAAGACGGCGCCGACGATTCAGGTGACCTATGATAACAACCAGTCAGACCCGGCGAATAAGGATTTTTACAAAGAGGACCGCACCGCGACGATTGTGATTACGGAGCGTAACTTCCAAGCAAAAGATGTCGTCCATGCGATCACGAATACAGATGGTGTGATTCCGAAACTAGTGGGCTGGAGCACGAAAGTCAATGCGAAGAATCCGGACCAGACGACGCATACAGCAACTGTGAAGTATGCGGCCGATGGCGATTATACCTTTGATATGAAGTATAAAGATAATGCAGAGAATGCGGCACCTGCTTTCACACAGCAGAAGTTTACGATTGATAAAACCAAGCCTGTGATTAAGGTGTCTTATAGTAATGGGGCGGCGGCGAAAGGCAACTATTATAAATCTGCCCGCACCGCAACGATTTCGATTACCGAGCACAATTTTGAAACGAGCCGGTTTAAGGTGTCAGGCACCGCGACGGATAATGGCAAGGCGGTGGCGTTCCCGGCGGTAAGTGGCTGGAGAACAAGTGGCGATGTGCATACGGCAACGATTCATTATTCGACTGATGCCAAGTACCACTTTGACATTGATTATACGGATATGGCTGGGAATCTTGCGGCCGATTACAAAGCAGATGAGTTTTTTGTAGACCAAACGGCACCTAAGCTTTCGATTACGGGTGTGGAGGATAAGTCGGCCAATAAAGGCGATGTGATTCCTGTCATTTCTTATTCAGATACGAATTTTGATAAAAATGCCGTGTCTATTAAATTAACAGGTGCCAACCACAAAGGTGAAGTCGGGTTGAGCGGCTCCTATGCGGCTGCTCCGAACGGTCAGGTGTATACGTTCAACAATTTTGCGAAGAAAAAGGAAGTTGATGATATTTATACGTTGACGGCGGCCCTTGTGGATATGGCTGGCAACCGAACTACACAAACGATTCAGTTCTCTGTCAATCGATTTGGTTCTGTCTATGTTTTTGATAAGGCATTGGAAGAGATTGATGGGAAGTATGTGAAAAATGAAACGGATGTCGTGGTGACGGAAACCAATGTGGACAGCTTGAAGCCTGATACGGTGAAGGTCAAGATGACGAAGAACGGAACGCCGGTGGACCTTGTGAAAGGGAACGATTATACGGTGACGGAATCTGGTGGAAATGGTCAGTGGAGCAAGTACAAGTACGTGATTAAGAAGTCGCTGTTTGCCGGCGATGGCAGGTATACGGTGGCGCTTTACTCTGAGGATGCGGCAGGCAACATCAATGAGACAATCGATGAGACGAAGAAGGCGGAGATTTCCTTTGGAATCGATAAGACGGCTCCTGTAATTGTTCCGATTGATATTGAGAGTGGGGAGCAGTACCCGGTTGAGAAGAAGTCAGTCACGGTTTCGATTAAGGATAATCTTGTTCTTAAGGGTGCGGAGATTTATGTGAATGATAAGAAGGTTGACCATAATGAAGAGGGAGAGAATTTCGTGTTTGATATGGGAAGTTCGAACTCGAAGCAGAATGTGAAGATTATTGCGGTGGATGCAGCGGGGAACGAGCTGACGTCCAAGGTAAATGACATTCTCGTATCGACTAACCCAATCGTCCGCTGGTACAATAATACGCCAGTGTTTGCTGGTTCACTTGGTGGAGTAGGCGGAATTGCTGTTGCTATAGGTGGATACTTCCTGTACCGGAAACAGAAGAGTAGAGACGACCAAGATGAAGTAGAAGATCGAGTGGTAGGATAGGAGGTTAGTCGACCATGTTTGAAGAAACATCTCTTGTGATTGGGCTGCTAGTAGCTAGTTTGGTTGTTAACCTTGTAACTATGATAGTGGTGATTGTGTCTTTTAGGAGGAAACAGTTGGGGGCTGCTGGTCAGAGGGAGGCAAGCGGTTCCGTCCAGGCGGCAGCCGCTTCTGCGGTAACAGGCATCGTCTTCTGCCGAGCATGTGGAAACCAATACGACTCAACCAGCCCAGCCTGCCCGAACTGCAAGACAGCAAGATAAACGAAAAGCGGGGACAGTCCCCCAGCGCTTTAACGCGCCGGGGGACTGTCCCCTTGTCGTGCAACTTATTTTGTTTTAAGATTTATTCAGCAGACAACTTTACGGTTGCAGGAGGATAATAAATGTCTAAAACCATCGTTGAAAAATTAAACTTGCTAAAGTATAAGAAAGTCGTTGTATTGGACATGCCTGAGGGTGAAGACTACTTTATCGGATTACATGACTATGATACAGCGTTTAAGGATAAAGGGTATGATCTCATTTTTGCTTTTGTCCTAACGAAGAGTGAATTAAAAAATTTGGGCGATTCGGTCATTGAGAAAAATTATCTGAAAGAAAACGGATATATTTACATTGCTTATCCGAAAAAAGGGAATAAGGTTTATCCGTCTTATATCCATCGTGATGAATTATTCGAGGCGTTAGGTGCAGATGAGGAAGGGTATGTCGGAACCAGCAGCATTAAATTTGCCCGAATGGTTGGACTAGATGAAGTATTTACAGTAGTAGGACTAAAAACAGAAAATCGAAACAAGAAAAGTAAAAGTTCAAAAGCCAGCCAGTTTGTTGATGATTACATCGCCATGATACCAGAAATAGAAAAGGATTTGCAGGACAACAAGAATCTGCTTGTCTTCTACCAATCACTTACCCCCGGGTACCAAAAAGATTGGGCCCGTTATATTTATAGCGCCAAACAAGAGGCAACCAAAGAAAAGCGGCGGGAAGAAATGAAAATGATCCTTGGAGCAGGTTACAAAACTCGTGAACTCTATCGAAACAAATAAGTGTGGGGACAGTCCCCCAGTGCTTTAGTGCGCCGGGGGACTGTCCCCTGTAGTTTTAACAAAAGTTTCTTTTGTAAAAACAGTTTTTCCTGATAAAATAAAGGAAACAGAGATATCAATAAATGCAGGAATCTATGCTAAAACCAAGCTGGGTTCCTTATATAAAGAATCAAGTGGTCTAGACAACTATATAACTTTTAGAGAAGAGGTTTTTTATAATGAGTGGTTTCCGTACTATTTTGCTAAAAAATGCAGTGGTTTACGCAGAAGATCAGGAGATTGACAAAGGATCGCTCCTCATTAAAGACGGGAAAATCGAAGCAATAGGGTCTAAAGTGGAAGGGAATTTGGATGAGAGTGGTCAAGAACTTATTCTTCCTGATTCCTATAAAATTATACCCGGCTTTGTTGACGTGCATATCCATGGGGCAAATGGAGCTGACACGATGGATTGTACGGATGAGGCGTTAGAAAATATGGCTTCTTCACTTCCACAAAGTGGGACGACCAGCTTTTTGGCTACTACCATTACTCAAAGTAAAGACTTATTAGAGAAGGCGTTACGTCAAACAGGCGAGTATATTTCCGATAAACAAAAGAGTGGACAGGCAGAAATTCTTGGGATCCATTTTGAAGGACCGTTTATCAATCCTACAAAAG from Bacillus sp. SLBN-46 encodes:
- a CDS encoding serine/threonine-protein kinase, which gives rise to MAAIGSVIDGKYEILKLIGQGGMSKVYLAMDKRLNKQWAVKEIEKRARDKNNEVIIQSAIDEANMIKKLDHPALPRIVDIIDNGQVIFVIMDYIEGEPLSKILDEYGAQPQELVIDWAKQLCEVLDYLHTCNPAIIYRDMKPGNVMLKPDGHLKLIDFGIAREYKEQNLADTVSLGTKGYAAPEQFGGKGQTDARTDVYCLGVTLYHLVTGQNPCEPPYELYPIREWNPQLSGGLEKIIQKCTQLNPDDRYQSCAELLYALNHYEQVDDLYRAKQKRKLRNFSLVAGAAVLCLGIGVLGQVMKTETNNVDYTNNIQMAEKASNDQARVDYYLNAIDIKPSEKEAYVGLLAAFKGDAAFTVEEEAQLKKKVSAHLSEIRENPKYGDLAFDIGKTYWYYYNYGKTEKDDNQVTRMKSSIQWFEDAVKYGSKDRDYYEMATIYRDIGRFNRDITLNIEEASDKGKYKPYWDDMKHLIQMIDQNPDESEIVKLELYKLTMYSIETYARKFKLDGVKESEIRSVAEAVKQSTNRVAVTTEKTGTIKTEVISRFALTDKAIDHAYRKE
- a CDS encoding YdeI/OmpD-associated family protein — protein: MSKTIVEKLNLLKYKKVVVLDMPEGEDYFIGLHDYDTAFKDKGYDLIFAFVLTKSELKNLGDSVIEKNYLKENGYIYIAYPKKGNKVYPSYIHRDELFEALGADEEGYVGTSSIKFARMVGLDEVFTVVGLKTENRNKKSKSSKASQFVDDYIAMIPEIEKDLQDNKNLLVFYQSLTPGYQKDWARYIYSAKQEATKEKRREEMKMILGAGYKTRELYRNK